The DNA region GCCCATTGCCGACGATCTCGATCAGCTCCGAGAGCGCACGTTCGGCCAGGGCAACGTCGGCGGGCTCACCGGCCAGGGTGATCGCGTTCCCGCGCGCATGGATGTCGGCCGAAAGGAGATCTTCCAGAACCCGCAGATTCTCGTCGGATGAGCCGAGCAGGCCCACGACGAGGTCGGGCGGAACAGTGAGGCTGCTGCGGACTGACTGGCCGGGAGAGTCCGAGCGTGCGTTCTCGCGGGGCGCCACGTGGTGTTTTCTGCCTGCTTTCTGAGTCGGCTATGTCGTCGGCGGTGCAAAGCCCCAGTTTAGCCCTGCTGCCCGCCAGCGCCCAACGGTTGCGGTGCGACAGGTGTGCGTAGCGGTCGGGAACGGACCACCTGCGGCCACCAGAACCAGCGGCCCAACAGGGTCGCGATCGAGGGCATCATGAAGGCGCGCACCACGAACGTGTCGAACAGCAGACCCAGCCCGATCGTGCTCCCGACCTGCGCGATCACCCGCAAGTCGCTGACCACCATGGACGCCATGGTCAGCGCGAACACCACCCCGGCAAGCGTGACGACACTGCCGGTGCCGCCCATCGAGCGGATGATGCCGGTCTTGATGCCGGCACCGATCTCCTCCTTGAACCGCGACACCAACAGCAGGTTGTAATCAGATCCGACCGCGATGAGCGCGATGATCGACATCACCAGCACCATCCAGTGCAGTTCGATGCCGATGATGTGCTGCCAGATCAACACCGAAACCCCGAACGAGGCCCCGAGCGACAGGATCACGGTGCCGACGATGACCACCGACGCGACCAGGCTGCGGGTCAGCAGCAGCATGACCATCAGCACCAGGGTCAGCGCGGCAAGGATCGCGATCATCATGTCGTAGCGGGAGCCATCCGACATGTCCTTGAACGTCGCCGCGGTGCCGCCGAGCTGGATGTTGGCGTTCTCCAGCGGAGTGCCCTTCAGCGCTTCGATCGCAGCGACCTTGATCGGCTCGACCCGGGCAAGCGCCTCCGGGGCCGTCGGGTCGCCGCGGTGGGACACCAGCATCCGCACGGTCTTGCCGTCGGGTGAGAAGAAGCTCTCCATCGCCTGCTGGAAGTCCTTGTTCTCGAACACTTCCGGGGGCAGATAGAAGGAGTCGTCGTTGCGGGCCGCATCGAACGACTTCCCCATCTCCGTGGAGTTTTCGCTCATCTCGTCCATCTGGTCGTAGAACCCGCCCATGGTGGCGTAGGTCGTCAGCATCATGTGACGCATGCTCTCCATGGTCTCGATCATCGGCGGGAACGTTGCGAGCATCTGCGGCAACAACGTCCGCATCGTCTCCATGTTCACCAGCGCCTTGTCGAACGAGTCGGTCATCGTGCTGATGCCGTCCATCGAGTCGAACAGTGACCGGAACGTCCAGCACATCGGAATGTTGAAGCAGTGCGGTTCCCAGTAGAAGTAATTCCGGATCGGTCGGAACTGGTCGTCGAAGTTGGCGATCATGTCGCGGATCTGATGCACGGTCTGCTGCATCTCGGTGAAGTCGTCGATCATCACCGTGGTGACGTTCGACAACTGCGTCATCAGGCCGTACATGGTGCGCATGGTCGCGATCGTGCGGCCCAGATCGTCGGCCTGAACGCGCATGTCCTCCATCCGGTCCTGCATCAGCTTCATGTTCTGCTGCTGACCGACGCCCTGCATGCTGATCAGGAACGGGATCGAGGTGTTGGCGATCGGTGCGCCGTCCGGACGCGTCGGCGCCTGCACCCGGGAGACACCCTCGACCGCGAAAACCCGCTTGGCGAGGCGGTCCAGGATCAGGAAGTCGGTGGGGTTGCGCAGGTCGCGATCGGACTGCACGAGCAGGATTTCCGGGCTCATCCGGGACAGCGAGAAGTGTTCGGTCGCAGCCTGCAATCCGGCGTTGGCCGGGATCGACTGCGGGACGTAACGGGTGTCGTCGTAGCTGGTCTGATAGCCCGGTAGCGCGGCCAACCCGATGAAGGACAAGGCCAACGATGCCACCAGGATCGGACCGGGCCAGCGGACCACCATGGTGCCGACCCGACGCCATGCGCGAATCCGCATGGCGCGCTTGGGTTCCAGCAGTCCGAAGCGGCTTCCGAGGGCGATGACTGCCGGCCCGAGGGTCAGCGCGACGGTCATACCGGCCAGCGTGCCGACGCCGCAGGGCACACCCATGCTCTGGAAGTACGGCATCCGGGTGAACGACAGGCAGAACATCGCGCCGGCGATGGTCAGACCAGAGCCCAGCACGACTTTCGCCGTGCCGTGGAACATCTCGTAGTACGCCTCTTCGTGGGTGGCGCCCGAAGTACGCGATTCCTGGTAGCGACCGACCAGGAAGATCGCATAGTCGGTGCCTGCCGCGACCGCCAGCGAAATCAACAGATTGGTCGCGTATGTCGACAGCCCGATGTAGTCGTAATGGGCCAATGCGGCAACGACGCCGCGCGCCACCCCCAGCTGGACAAGCACCACCCCGAGCAGGAGCACCACGGTGGTGATCGAGCGGTAGAAGAACAGCAGCAGCACGATGATCACGCAGAAGGTGACCAGCAGCACCAGCGCCATGCTGCTTTCGCCGGCGATGTTGACGTCGGCGATCATCGGTGCGGGCCCGGTGACGTGCACAGCCACCCCGGGTGGCGGCGGCGAATTGGCGACGATGTCGCGCACGGCGGCGACAGCGTCGTTCGATTCGGCCTCGCCCATGTTGCCGGCCAGGTTCAGCGTCGCATAGGTCGCCCGGCCGTCCGGGCTCTGCGCGGCCGCTTCGGTCAGCGGGTCACCCCACATGTCCTGGACGTGGCGGACGTGATCGGTAGCCGCCTGCAAGCTGGCGATCAGACCCTTGTAGTAGGCCTGCGCGTCGTCACCGAGGGGCTGATCGGTCTCGCTTTCCAACACGATGAGCGCGATGGAATCGGAGTCGGACTCCTCGAAGAGCCGGCCCATGTCTGCCATGGCCTGCATCGAAGGCGCGTTGCTCGGACTCATCGGCACCGAGTTCTGCGCGGCCACGACCTCCAGCTGAGGCACCAGCACATTCAGCGCGACGACCAGCAGCAGCCAGCCCAGAATGATCGGGATCGCCATGCGGCGGATCCACCGGGCGAGGAACCTCGGTCTGCGCAGCGCCTCGGCGCGGGATGGAGTCGCGTGCATCATGCGGCTTTGGTGAAGCAGTAAATGTATGCGCTGACGTTGTAAGCGGTGCGCTCGTCCTTCACTTCGTCGTCAGCGGTGATCCGGCATCCGATGAAGCTGCCGTCACCCTGCGCGACGATGTTTCCGCTGATGGCCACCGCGTCGGTCTCGATGTCGATCGACCACGGCAGGGCGGCCCCGACGATCTGGTTGGGGTCGCCGTCGGCGTCGACGTAGTTGATGTCGGCGACCGCGCCCGGCTCGCCCCAGATCTCGTAGCGCACGATCTTCGGGTTGGACGTGTCGG from Mycobacterium sp. SMC-4 includes:
- a CDS encoding MmpS family protein, whose product is MIVLVASGFTVWRLRNMFAANALPTYAESVVEETDTSNPKIVRYEIWGEPGAVADINYVDADGDPNQIVGAALPWSIDIETDAVAISGNIVAQGDGSFIGCRITADDEVKDERTAYNVSAYIYCFTKAA
- a CDS encoding RND family transporter encodes the protein MMHATPSRAEALRRPRFLARWIRRMAIPIILGWLLLVVALNVLVPQLEVVAAQNSVPMSPSNAPSMQAMADMGRLFEESDSDSIALIVLESETDQPLGDDAQAYYKGLIASLQAATDHVRHVQDMWGDPLTEAAAQSPDGRATYATLNLAGNMGEAESNDAVAAVRDIVANSPPPPGVAVHVTGPAPMIADVNIAGESSMALVLLVTFCVIIVLLLFFYRSITTVVLLLGVVLVQLGVARGVVAALAHYDYIGLSTYATNLLISLAVAAGTDYAIFLVGRYQESRTSGATHEEAYYEMFHGTAKVVLGSGLTIAGAMFCLSFTRMPYFQSMGVPCGVGTLAGMTVALTLGPAVIALGSRFGLLEPKRAMRIRAWRRVGTMVVRWPGPILVASLALSFIGLAALPGYQTSYDDTRYVPQSIPANAGLQAATEHFSLSRMSPEILLVQSDRDLRNPTDFLILDRLAKRVFAVEGVSRVQAPTRPDGAPIANTSIPFLISMQGVGQQQNMKLMQDRMEDMRVQADDLGRTIATMRTMYGLMTQLSNVTTVMIDDFTEMQQTVHQIRDMIANFDDQFRPIRNYFYWEPHCFNIPMCWTFRSLFDSMDGISTMTDSFDKALVNMETMRTLLPQMLATFPPMIETMESMRHMMLTTYATMGGFYDQMDEMSENSTEMGKSFDAARNDDSFYLPPEVFENKDFQQAMESFFSPDGKTVRMLVSHRGDPTAPEALARVEPIKVAAIEALKGTPLENANIQLGGTAATFKDMSDGSRYDMMIAILAALTLVLMVMLLLTRSLVASVVIVGTVILSLGASFGVSVLIWQHIIGIELHWMVLVMSIIALIAVGSDYNLLLVSRFKEEIGAGIKTGIIRSMGGTGSVVTLAGVVFALTMASMVVSDLRVIAQVGSTIGLGLLFDTFVVRAFMMPSIATLLGRWFWWPQVVRSRPLRTPVAPQPLGAGGQQG